One window of Papaver somniferum cultivar HN1 chromosome 9, ASM357369v1, whole genome shotgun sequence genomic DNA carries:
- the LOC113308330 gene encoding HIV Tat-specific factor 1 homolog: protein MAEVEANPSSPKQEEKTKEGLGSPTFKQLENGRFKCLETGHECQSKDKESYSNSKRCRLGLIDYFLPLNVFKQDPTNKSKLICKLTGDTVNKSEEHIWKHIYGRKFLSKLEEKEEETRKVTSNGVKEKEDEEEVETKKGVKKDKKKKGVKKDVSVETVPKDDESPMEDNSESEELDFWIPPPGSRWDFDDGKGRWGSFTESGQDSDEGVEVGDDIEEDEKTGPESSELSMRTKRMSKEVGPSSFASRKKKRKTKSTDPKAD, encoded by the exons ATGGCAGAGGTAGAAGCAAATCCTAGTTCTCCCAAACAAGAAGAGAAAACTAAAGAAGGGTTAGGTTCTCCAACATTCAAACAACTAGAGAATGGACGTTTCAAATGCTTAGAAACTGGACATGAATGTCAATCTAAAGATAAGGAATCATATAGTAATAGTAAGAGATGTCGTTTAGGTCTTATCGACTATTTTTTACCTCTTAATGTGTTCAAACAAGATCCCACCAACAA GTCAAAGCTAATTTGTAAGTTAACAGGAGATACTGTGAACAAATCTGAAGAACACATTTGGAAGCATATCTATGGGAGAAAATTTCTTAGTAAATTAG AGGAAAAGGAAGAGGAAACTCGAAAAGTGACGTCTAATGGGGTTAAAGAAAAGGAGGATGAGGAAGAAGTAGAAACCAAGAAAGGTGTGaagaaggataagaagaagaaaggggtTAAGAAAGATGTTTCTGTTGAAACGGTACCCAAGGATGATGAGAGTCCAATGGAAGATAACAGTGAGTCGGAAGAGCTTGACTTCTGGATTCCTCCGCCAGGTAGTAGGTGGGATTTTGACGATGGAAAGGGTCGATGGGGTTCTTTTACAGAGTCGGGTCAGGATTCTGATGAAGGAGTTGAAGTGGGCGATGATATAG aagaagatgaaaagacTGGTCCGGAGTCTTCAGAACTCTCCATGCG GACAAAGCGCATGTCCAAGGAAGTTGGTCCCAGCAGCTTTGCATCAcgcaagaagaagaggaagaccaAATCAACTGATCCAAAAGCTGATTGA